In Lagopus muta isolate bLagMut1 chromosome 32, bLagMut1 primary, whole genome shotgun sequence, the following proteins share a genomic window:
- the LOC125686179 gene encoding DNA-directed RNA polymerase II subunit RPB1-like isoform X1, whose translation MTEHPSTISAPFQHIPQHDRTSQHHLSTIPAHPTPSQNIPAPSQHHSSTSHTITEHPSTISAPFQHIPHHHRTSQHNPAHPSPIPAPSKDTPASFHNIPPYPRTIPHIPRTIPAHVSTITAHPSTIPQHPSNIQAHPSIAQVHPRSIPEHPSTFQPDPSTSQPHTSTIPHHPSSSQHIPDHYRTYHHIPAHPTPLQNIPSHASTSQHHSTTSQQVQAQSQHITANPSIIPHNPCTTQHHPSCIPRHPSTTQTSHTIPHDPSTAQPHHTPSHTITEHPSTIPQFPSMPKDDPSTSQHISTQPLHPTTSYHIPAPSQHHHRTSQHQPTASQQIPEPSHTFPAPSQNTPEHPSTSQPHCSTIPAPSHHLPTPSQHNPEPSNTFPAHSSTSHHIPASSHVIPAQPRIIPVHSSITEAHPSTAQVHPSTIPVHPSNIPAPS comes from the coding sequence atgacagaacatcccagcaccatctcagcaccattccagcacatcccacaacatgacagaacatcccagcaccatctcagcaccattccagcacatcccacaccatcacagaacatcccagcaccatctcagcaccattccagcacatcccacaccatcacagaacatcccagcaccatctcagcaccattccagcacatcccacaccatcacagaacatcccagcacaacccagcacatcccagccccataccaGCACCATCCAAGGACACCCCAGCTTCATTCCACAACATCCCACCATACcccagaaccatcccacacattcccagaaccatcccagcacatgtcagcaccatcacagcacatcccagtaccatcccacaacatcccagcaacattcaagcacatcccagcataGCCCAGGTCCATCCTAGGtccatcccagaacatcccagcacattccagcccgatccaagcacatcccagccccataccagcacaatcccacaccatcccagttcatcccagcacatcccagacCATTACAGAACATAccatcacatcccagcacatcccacaccattacAGAACATACCATCACatgccagcacatcccagcaccactccacaacatcccagcaagtccaagcacagtcccagcacatcacagcaaatcccagcatcatcccacacaatccctgcacaacccagcaccaccccagctgcatcccacgccatcccagcacaacccagacatcccatactATTCCTCACGATCCCAGCACCgcccagccccatcacacaccatcccacaccatcacagaacatcccagcaccatcccacaatTCCCCAGCATGCCCAAGGAcgatcccagcacatcccagcacatttcAACCCAGCCGCtgcatcccacaacatcctACCAcatcccagctccatcccagcaccatcacaggacatcccagcaccagcccaccgcttcacagcaaatcccagaaccatcccacaccttcccagcaccatcccagaacACCCCAGAAcaccccagcacatcccagcctcaTTGCAGtaccatcccagccccatcccatcaccttcccacaccatcccagcacaacccagaacCTTCCAACACCTTCCCagctcattccagcacatcccaccacatcccagcatcatcccacGTCATCCCTGCACAACCCAGGATCATCCCAGTACATTCCAGCATCACtgaagcacatcccagcacagcccaggtcCATCCCAGTAccatcccagtgcatcccagcaacatcccagccccatcctag